The following proteins are co-located in the Rubidibacter lacunae KORDI 51-2 genome:
- a CDS encoding CARDB domain-containing protein, which produces MLKSPSELLPVFADTANDVAIASVSSEAPASIFADDFDPNIDPTLWAEISGGTANTQFTGSNGNSLFFSGSDPRQAITNPIEIANGGTIEFDLIFGTSGNGGENADDGEDVVLEYSTDGATFRTIATYDTENFPVFTTVTAAVPAAAQTAGTQFRWRQVSNSGGGNDQWAIDNVSIVPNEGLSIDDASVIEGDSGTITALFTVTLFDDPGIPVTVDYATADGSATISGGDYIATSGTLTFNGAGSQTVAVIVNGDLTSESSETFTLELSNANHPILDGSGTVTIFNDDLLEVDLELSLLIDVSGSVSEGEYELQVGGYANVFDDPTIYTNLIAGGIEGRVGINVVLWSSNTEQVESVPWTVIDSVESSQAFANTIRSTLLPDFGGTRPFNGGTDPGPAIEFATPLFFSNDLDGRFLAMEVSGDGSGNASTTSAARDRALEAGIDAINGITIGNSSSLQNFYRDSLIGGTNADGTPAFIVEANTFSEFEAAARQKLIAQLTPPPQITIDDVAIAEGNAGTTTLTFTLSLNRPNDQLISVDFASRDLSVGDIAEAGIDYLATNGTVTFAIGTTTQTVTVDLLGDLTREPDERFELVLSNSVNGDILDGTGIGTILNDDLPDLSFVSTSVSPDPVSPLESFTLEWSVANSSPFGTLATWADAVFLSADAVLDSGDIQLASRNSTPLGAGDSYTRSATLAFPERAAGTYSLIFVTDRADAEAELEESNNKTVVPLEVVVPNLEITDVSLPETAAFGSAIATSWTVTNTGSGRASANWLDRVYLSTDATLDAGDVILQALAAPQTLESGVSYRQIQSISLPLDASLEPGDYFVLVETDERGDQFETDEDDNAIAVPIALEFPPLPDLIVSVIAAPLEAISGQQIPITWTLTNQGTADFSGTIQDRIFLSSDRFFGDDRFYGSFDFTGTIAVGQSINRTQLINLPITLGDDRFAIIQTDVLDDVFEGLTGEANNQTVGDTLIDIELAQFPNLQAENVLAPSIVFSSQETLVEWEVVNVGNAPTNVPRWNDGIWLSLDRVLDGGDFFLGNAVNPSFLAVGDRYRNSQVVTLPEGLDGNYFFLVQADSNTAVVEFEAEDDNLAASELVEVELTPPPDLTVSVVSLPSLVFSGTQVDVNWTVTNVGEGRSLETRWRDRVYLSTDEFRGNDTLLATVGRNGRLEAGDSYSASAAVELPPEISGDFFILVETDAGNQVFEGALETNNIGFDSTEILLTPPPDLEVTFVTAPAIATASRSFSVSYGVTNFGATATLDANWSDAVYLSSDSQLDPSSDLFLGFVNRQGALDIGESYTATGNFTLPDGLSGDFFVIVQTDDSDGVFELDNDNNANGSPSVTTITSEPADLLVSQVQALSSVEAGKSLLVAWQVLNQGIGDTAVTGWQDHIVLSLDDIYGNADDVTIGTFVRNSLLDVDETYTRSQALAIPFELVGNFNLFVETDRKNRVFEDLNEGNNLSGPLPVTITRQTPDLQVTSVVPPISALSGQTFSVNWTVRNFGTGQTNANFWYDEVYLSTDDILSSDDRPLGRVIRSGRLDPGESYTANGTFTLPLELVGDFFVLVESDRNSVNSRNNNQVFEDSLETNNVGASEQLTTIAPSPVPDLVVSVVDAPLTAISGQNFDLTWTVTNQGQALSDDINRNVFYLSLDQIFDRNQDTYLGFVEQSAGLGAGESLTQTVSLRIPAGLAGPFYVFAEADNGNRIFERGGENNNRSYDTTSVDVILPPPADLSATAITPPAIGIIGESSTISYTVTNLSAESVQGRWTDSLYLSVDETFDASDRLFSQIPLGGPIGSNTSYSRSATAPLPGLVPGDYFVILRSDIRNEVPEADEANNLGVSLGQISVDIESLPLGGSDSDQLVDGQAIYYRIDAPAGESIRLSLDSLDDTVSTELFVRFGDVPTRGQFDFVGEPFVADQEIVFPSEAGGSYYVLLFGDNLPNPSDYTLSAETIPFSLSETDPLTVGTSGPFTLELEGARFDSETDFRLVTPDGQVIEPIALVRENSTKAFVTFGLEDAPLGIYDIQAEAGDGDIAELTDALTVIAGEGENFIARIEGPARVRPRVSYAARIDYANAGDVDSAAALVILRSETGTPLGADFDDIAPRNGLHLLAIGDDVRPDTLRPGELSSVPFFYRVDGAAVSIDTFIYRADSTTVITEVEWREIEAAIRPPELSDAQWNPFWAEVQPRIGENWGDYVSVLNELAIAFDEPSDRPFDVRELIAKFFESGDLSVFSQKSRVSGRIFDSETGEPVASPGLFLYQEKDGEVTALQVFAADADGRFELNSLEPGTYFLGGYNSFRLSERVDVPEVTGPLSFDPTAIIFTVAEGQDLTGLQFNLNPPQESQPLEVDPSDFGQEYEVLIADLEASLAELEEAIATGSGAGAQSFAATRTIDVTAIEIDSVVSSAADARVSNSNLPVPLPSPNLPERNPGGRLSIKIPELGSLALGVNRKEERTCEGAFVRTTYGGLLTVDNFLGVGDLSGVGVIAIPVRTDYDLVKQGNECVYRLTSTTLSASGGVGVKGDALALLDVVARFAPPAVPIVNFIRKTIKRINDVSSVFELSGEILAKVGITGALKLFPDGTASGRITADVGASGRALIQFPGIRSGNGFLGETDLVVSVNLDANIPLAGPQSLGQTKISGTATFFGILVGQNVNLTFEFFKNGGDGGDFSDRQPLPTGSFFYDLLSNSQGLSGGPPEECDCDDDPPYLPPVQTSQDPNDIIGPEGFGEENWIPAADMLEYRIRFENDPEFASAPAQVVRITQQLDTDLDFRTFRVGDFGFGDLIIDVPENRAFYQERLDLTAEQGIFVDVVAGIDIANGEAFWQFTSIDPATGDQPLDPALGFLPPNLTAPEGDGFVEYTIHPRADIATGTIIDAQARIVFDINEPIDTPAIFNTLDAEAPATAVATLQGTVNSPEIPLRWSGQDIPGGSALDSFDVFVAENDGIFEPWLLDTTLTEGVYVGEPGRRYRFYVLGTDNAGNVEAIPALPDAETTVVNDNLPPVVKSPLPEQQVITGELFVFDFAADAFIDPDPGDILTYSASLSGGTPLPDWLSFEGVIRTFTGTPPVEAVGELTVEVEAQDEDGGIASNTFALVIDAADLEPPNNPPVATDDTAIARLNETLTLSAADLLANDTDADAEDILTVVNVSNPLNGSVSLDANGDIIFTPTTDFVGTASFDYQINDGSGGTAVASVLIDVQSPFNEVPGTGGNDVLIGTTGDDKLTGANGRDTLLGGNGNDLLDGGRGRDTLLGGNGNDLLDGGRGRDTLLGGNGNDLLDGGRGRDVLLGGDGDDLLDGGRGSDSISGGSGRDVFVYNNVRHGLDLIVDFEVGFDKIDLSAIFESSRYGSQDPFADYVRLSAQGRSNTLLEVNPVGDARNRFLPLANLHGILPDALSTADFVI; this is translated from the coding sequence GTGTTGAAGTCTCCGTCCGAGTTGCTTCCCGTGTTTGCAGATACCGCGAACGATGTCGCGATCGCGAGCGTATCGTCGGAAGCGCCCGCCAGTATCTTCGCGGATGACTTCGACCCAAACATCGACCCCACGCTCTGGGCGGAGATTAGCGGTGGCACAGCCAACACCCAGTTTACGGGTAGCAACGGTAACTCGCTGTTCTTTAGCGGCTCAGATCCGCGCCAGGCCATTACGAATCCGATCGAGATCGCGAACGGCGGGACAATTGAATTCGACCTAATTTTCGGTACGAGCGGCAACGGCGGGGAAAATGCGGATGACGGCGAGGATGTGGTGCTGGAATATAGTACCGACGGCGCTACTTTTAGGACCATCGCTACCTACGACACCGAAAACTTTCCTGTTTTTACGACGGTAACCGCAGCGGTTCCGGCTGCAGCACAGACCGCCGGCACGCAGTTTCGATGGCGCCAGGTCAGTAACAGTGGTGGTGGCAACGATCAGTGGGCGATCGACAACGTCTCCATTGTCCCCAACGAAGGTTTAAGCATCGATGATGCCAGCGTCATTGAGGGCGACAGCGGCACGATAACGGCGCTGTTTACCGTCACGCTGTTTGACGATCCGGGCATCCCTGTCACGGTCGATTACGCTACTGCGGACGGAAGCGCCACGATTTCCGGTGGCGACTACATCGCGACCAGCGGCACCCTGACCTTCAATGGGGCAGGCTCGCAAACAGTTGCGGTGATAGTTAACGGCGACCTAACCAGCGAAAGCAGCGAGACCTTCACGCTGGAGCTGAGTAATGCCAATCATCCGATCCTCGACGGCAGCGGCACCGTCACAATTTTCAATGACGACCTCTTAGAGGTAGACCTAGAGCTGTCGCTGCTGATTGACGTTTCGGGAAGCGTGAGCGAGGGTGAGTACGAGCTGCAGGTAGGCGGTTATGCCAACGTTTTCGACGATCCGACTATTTACACTAACTTGATTGCTGGGGGTATCGAAGGGCGCGTCGGCATAAACGTCGTGCTCTGGTCGAGCAACACCGAGCAGGTGGAGTCCGTGCCCTGGACGGTCATCGACAGCGTGGAATCGTCTCAGGCGTTTGCCAACACGATCCGCTCGACATTGCTGCCAGACTTCGGCGGCACCCGCCCCTTCAATGGCGGCACCGATCCGGGACCGGCAATCGAATTCGCGACACCGTTGTTTTTCAGCAACGATCTCGACGGACGCTTTCTTGCGATGGAAGTGTCTGGAGACGGTTCGGGGAACGCCAGCACAACTTCAGCTGCGCGCGATCGCGCCCTGGAAGCAGGCATTGACGCCATCAATGGCATCACAATTGGCAACAGTAGCTCGCTGCAGAACTTCTATAGGGATTCGTTGATTGGCGGCACCAACGCCGACGGCACACCTGCATTCATCGTCGAAGCCAATACCTTCAGCGAATTTGAGGCCGCCGCACGCCAGAAGCTCATTGCCCAATTGACGCCGCCACCGCAGATTACCATCGACGACGTGGCAATTGCCGAGGGCAACGCCGGCACCACCACGCTGACGTTTACGCTTTCGCTCAACCGCCCCAACGACCAGCTCATTAGCGTCGATTTTGCCTCTCGCGACCTAAGTGTCGGTGATATCGCAGAAGCAGGCATTGACTACTTAGCGACGAACGGCACGGTAACCTTTGCAATTGGCACCACAACGCAAACGGTGACAGTGGACCTGCTCGGCGACCTGACGCGCGAGCCAGACGAGCGCTTCGAACTAGTTCTGAGCAACTCGGTCAACGGTGACATCCTGGACGGCACGGGCATCGGCACGATTCTCAACGACGACCTGCCCGACCTCAGTTTTGTCAGCACCAGTGTCTCGCCGGACCCCGTCAGCCCCCTTGAATCGTTTACCCTCGAGTGGAGCGTCGCCAACTCGAGTCCGTTCGGAACGCTCGCGACCTGGGCCGACGCGGTGTTTTTGTCGGCCGACGCGGTGCTAGACAGCGGGGATATCCAGCTCGCCAGTCGCAACAGCACGCCGCTGGGAGCCGGAGATTCTTACACGCGCAGCGCGACGCTGGCCTTTCCCGAGCGCGCGGCGGGGACGTATTCGCTCATCTTTGTGACGGACCGTGCGGATGCCGAAGCCGAGCTCGAAGAGAGTAACAATAAAACCGTCGTTCCGCTTGAGGTTGTCGTCCCGAACTTAGAGATTACAGACGTCTCGCTGCCCGAGACAGCAGCATTTGGCAGCGCGATCGCCACTTCCTGGACGGTAACAAACACCGGCAGCGGACGCGCATCGGCCAACTGGCTCGATCGCGTGTACCTCTCAACAGACGCCACCCTCGATGCCGGCGACGTAATTTTGCAAGCCTTGGCGGCACCGCAGACCCTTGAGTCGGGAGTCAGCTATAGGCAAATCCAGTCGATTTCCTTGCCGCTGGATGCCAGCCTGGAGCCGGGTGATTATTTCGTGCTGGTCGAGACCGACGAGCGCGGCGACCAGTTCGAGACCGATGAGGATGATAACGCCATCGCTGTTCCGATCGCTCTGGAGTTTCCTCCCCTGCCCGATCTCATCGTATCGGTCATTGCCGCTCCCTTAGAAGCTATCTCAGGACAACAGATTCCTATCACTTGGACCCTAACCAACCAGGGAACTGCCGACTTCTCAGGAACCATCCAGGATCGGATTTTTCTCTCCAGCGATCGATTCTTTGGCGACGATCGATTCTATGGGAGCTTTGACTTTACCGGCACCATCGCCGTAGGTCAGTCCATTAATCGGACTCAGCTCATTAATCTACCGATTACCTTGGGTGATGACCGATTTGCCATCATCCAAACCGATGTGCTCGATGATGTCTTTGAGGGGCTAACGGGGGAAGCCAACAATCAAACCGTTGGTGACACCCTCATTGACATTGAACTTGCGCAGTTCCCCAATCTTCAAGCAGAGAATGTGCTCGCGCCCAGTATTGTCTTCTCTAGTCAGGAAACCCTAGTGGAATGGGAGGTGGTCAATGTTGGCAATGCCCCCACTAATGTCCCGCGCTGGAATGACGGAATTTGGCTCTCCCTCGATCGGGTTTTAGACGGGGGCGATTTTTTCCTGGGGAACGCTGTTAACCCAAGTTTTCTCGCGGTTGGCGACCGTTACCGCAATAGCCAAGTGGTCACGCTACCGGAAGGCTTGGACGGAAATTACTTTTTCCTGGTTCAAGCGGACAGCAATACCGCTGTCGTGGAATTTGAAGCCGAAGACGATAACTTAGCCGCCAGTGAGCTGGTGGAGGTTGAACTGACACCGCCCCCAGATTTGACTGTCAGTGTGGTCAGCTTGCCGAGTTTAGTTTTCTCTGGAACTCAAGTCGACGTCAATTGGACAGTTACCAATGTTGGCGAAGGTCGCTCCTTGGAAACCCGTTGGCGCGATCGAGTTTATCTTTCGACGGATGAGTTTCGCGGGAACGATACTCTCCTTGCCACGGTGGGGCGCAACGGTCGTTTAGAAGCGGGAGACAGCTACAGTGCGTCAGCGGCGGTAGAGCTGCCTCCAGAAATTAGCGGTGACTTTTTCATTCTTGTCGAGACCGATGCAGGCAACCAGGTATTTGAGGGCGCTTTAGAAACGAACAATATCGGGTTCGACTCGACAGAAATTTTGCTGACGCCGCCTCCGGATTTGGAAGTCACCTTTGTAACAGCGCCCGCCATTGCTACTGCCAGCCGCTCTTTCAGTGTTTCCTATGGTGTCACCAATTTTGGGGCAACGGCAACTCTGGATGCTAACTGGAGCGATGCTGTTTATCTGTCCTCTGATTCCCAACTTGACCCCAGCAGCGACCTGTTTTTGGGGTTCGTCAATCGCCAGGGGGCTCTAGACATTGGCGAATCCTACACCGCCACTGGCAACTTCACACTACCCGACGGGCTAAGCGGTGACTTTTTTGTCATCGTTCAGACCGACGACAGCGATGGCGTCTTCGAACTTGATAACGACAACAACGCCAATGGGAGTCCCAGCGTCACGACCATAACTTCCGAGCCAGCGGATCTCCTTGTGAGCCAAGTGCAAGCTCTCAGCAGCGTCGAAGCCGGCAAGAGTTTGCTGGTGGCGTGGCAAGTGCTCAATCAAGGGATTGGTGACACCGCAGTAACCGGATGGCAGGACCACATTGTCCTCTCCCTAGACGATATCTACGGCAACGCCGACGATGTCACGATCGGCACATTTGTTCGCAATAGTCTGCTTGATGTTGACGAAACTTACACTCGTAGCCAAGCCCTTGCCATTCCTTTTGAGCTGGTGGGCAACTTCAACCTGTTTGTGGAAACCGATCGCAAAAACCGGGTGTTTGAGGATCTTAACGAAGGCAATAACCTCAGCGGACCCCTGCCCGTTACGATAACCCGCCAAACCCCGGATTTACAGGTGACCAGTGTTGTGCCCCCAATCAGCGCCCTTTCCGGTCAAACCTTTAGCGTTAACTGGACGGTCCGCAACTTCGGCACGGGTCAAACCAACGCCAACTTTTGGTACGACGAAGTTTATCTGTCGACGGATGATATCTTGAGCAGCGACGACCGGCCCCTTGGTCGGGTGATTCGCTCCGGTCGTTTGGACCCTGGGGAAAGCTACACCGCCAATGGCACCTTTACCCTCCCTCTCGAGCTCGTAGGTGACTTCTTTGTTTTGGTAGAAAGCGATCGCAATAGCGTCAATTCCCGCAACAATAACCAGGTCTTTGAAGATAGCCTCGAAACTAATAATGTAGGTGCCAGTGAGCAGCTCACAACCATTGCCCCTAGCCCTGTGCCCGATTTGGTGGTCAGTGTTGTTGACGCCCCCTTAACCGCCATTAGTGGTCAAAACTTCGACTTAACCTGGACTGTAACCAATCAAGGTCAAGCGCTCAGCGACGATATCAACCGTAATGTTTTTTATCTGTCCCTGGATCAAATTTTCGATCGCAACCAGGATACCTACCTAGGCTTTGTGGAGCAGAGTGCCGGGCTCGGGGCCGGGGAAAGCCTTACCCAGACAGTATCTCTGCGTATTCCCGCCGGATTAGCTGGACCCTTCTACGTATTCGCAGAAGCCGACAACGGAAACCGTATTTTCGAGCGCGGAGGTGAAAACAATAACCGCAGCTACGACACCACCTCGGTGGACGTAATTTTGCCTCCTCCAGCAGATCTGTCTGCCACGGCTATTACCCCGCCAGCCATCGGCATTATTGGTGAGAGCAGCACCATAAGCTACACCGTCACCAATCTCAGTGCTGAATCAGTCCAAGGCCGCTGGACCGATTCTCTCTATCTCTCCGTCGATGAGACCTTCGACGCTAGCGATCGCCTATTTTCCCAGATTCCGCTCGGGGGACCGATTGGCTCAAACACCAGCTATAGTCGCTCCGCCACTGCCCCCCTACCCGGACTGGTTCCGGGGGATTATTTCGTGATTTTGCGGAGCGACATCCGTAACGAAGTGCCCGAAGCTGACGAAGCCAACAACCTGGGGGTTTCTCTGGGTCAAATCAGCGTGGATATCGAGTCCCTCCCCTTAGGGGGCAGCGACAGCGACCAATTGGTTGACGGTCAAGCCATTTACTACCGCATTGACGCCCCGGCCGGGGAGTCCATCCGCCTGAGCTTGGATAGCCTCGATGACACCGTTAGCACCGAGCTCTTTGTCCGCTTTGGGGATGTTCCGACTCGGGGGCAGTTCGACTTTGTTGGCGAACCGTTTGTCGCCGATCAAGAAATCGTTTTTCCCTCGGAAGCCGGTGGCTCTTATTACGTTTTACTCTTTGGCGACAATCTGCCCAATCCGTCTGACTATACCCTCAGCGCCGAAACCATTCCATTCTCTCTGTCCGAAACGGATCCGCTGACAGTCGGCACCAGTGGCCCCTTTACCCTAGAACTCGAGGGTGCTCGATTCGATAGTGAGACTGACTTTCGGCTGGTTACTCCCGACGGGCAGGTTATCGAGCCCATTGCTTTGGTGCGAGAAAATTCCACAAAAGCTTTTGTCACGTTTGGTTTGGAAGATGCGCCCTTGGGCATCTATGACATTCAAGCGGAAGCTGGAGATGGTGACATTGCCGAGCTGACCGATGCGCTAACGGTAATTGCCGGAGAGGGGGAGAATTTCATCGCTCGCATTGAAGGACCAGCCCGGGTTCGGCCGCGGGTCAGCTACGCCGCTAGAATTGACTATGCCAACGCTGGGGATGTGGACAGTGCCGCCGCGTTAGTCATTTTACGCAGTGAAACCGGAACTCCCCTAGGGGCCGATTTTGATGACATTGCGCCCCGCAATGGCTTGCATCTACTGGCAATTGGTGATGACGTCCGACCGGATACCCTGCGCCCCGGCGAACTAAGTTCGGTGCCGTTCTTCTACCGCGTAGACGGAGCTGCCGTCAGTATTGACACTTTTATCTACCGAGCAGACAGCACAACCGTCATTACCGAAGTGGAATGGAGAGAGATCGAAGCGGCTATCCGACCGCCAGAATTGAGCGATGCTCAATGGAATCCATTCTGGGCTGAGGTACAGCCGCGCATTGGGGAAAACTGGGGCGACTACGTTTCTGTGCTCAATGAACTGGCAATCGCCTTTGACGAGCCCAGCGATCGTCCCTTCGATGTTCGGGAATTGATTGCCAAATTCTTTGAGAGTGGAGATCTGTCAGTATTCTCCCAAAAATCAAGGGTTTCCGGGCGAATTTTCGATAGTGAAACGGGTGAACCTGTGGCGTCTCCTGGACTATTTCTTTACCAAGAAAAAGACGGAGAAGTGACAGCTCTACAGGTTTTTGCCGCAGATGCGGACGGCCGCTTTGAGCTTAATTCTTTAGAACCAGGCACTTACTTCCTCGGCGGCTACAACAGCTTTCGCCTCAGCGAGCGGGTCGACGTTCCAGAAGTAACAGGACCCCTTAGCTTCGATCCCACTGCCATCATATTTACGGTTGCTGAAGGACAGGATCTCACCGGACTGCAATTCAATCTGAATCCGCCCCAGGAATCCCAACCTTTAGAGGTCGATCCAAGTGATTTTGGACAAGAATACGAGGTTCTCATTGCTGACCTAGAGGCTAGCCTCGCAGAACTGGAGGAAGCGATCGCCACTGGGTCGGGAGCTGGAGCTCAAAGTTTTGCTGCGACCAGAACCATTGACGTTACGGCCATTGAAATTGACTCGGTAGTCAGCAGTGCTGCGGATGCCAGGGTGAGCAACAGCAACTTACCCGTTCCCCTTCCCAGTCCTAATTTGCCCGAGAGAAACCCCGGCGGCCGCCTATCCATTAAGATCCCCGAATTAGGCAGCCTTGCTCTGGGTGTTAACCGCAAAGAAGAACGGACCTGCGAAGGGGCATTCGTGAGAACCACCTATGGAGGGCTGCTCACAGTCGACAACTTTCTTGGGGTTGGCGATCTAAGCGGGGTTGGTGTTATTGCTATTCCCGTCAGAACTGATTACGACTTAGTTAAACAAGGGAATGAATGCGTCTATAGACTGACTTCTACAACCCTATCCGCTTCTGGTGGCGTTGGAGTAAAGGGGGACGCACTTGCACTGCTTGACGTAGTAGCACGATTTGCCCCTCCCGCCGTTCCAATTGTGAATTTTATTCGAAAGACTATTAAACGAATTAATGATGTTTCGAGTGTATTCGAGCTAAGTGGCGAAATCCTTGCCAAAGTGGGGATTACCGGCGCGCTCAAACTTTTCCCCGACGGCACTGCCTCCGGTCGCATTACCGCCGATGTTGGAGCCTCTGGTCGGGCATTAATTCAGTTTCCCGGCATACGGTCCGGAAATGGCTTTCTGGGCGAAACCGATCTAGTAGTATCGGTCAACTTGGACGCCAATATTCCCCTAGCCGGTCCCCAATCACTGGGGCAGACCAAAATATCCGGTACTGCCACTTTCTTTGGAATTCTTGTGGGTCAAAATGTAAATCTTACGTTTGAATTTTTCAAAAATGGGGGCGACGGTGGTGACTTTAGCGACAGGCAGCCGCTGCCAACAGGTTCGTTTTTCTATGACTTACTCTCAAATAGCCAGGGTTTATCTGGTGGTCCACCGGAAGAATGCGATTGCGACGACGATCCGCCCTATTTGCCGCCCGTTCAGACCTCCCAGGATCCGAATGACATTATTGGACCGGAGGGATTTGGCGAAGAGAATTGGATTCCGGCTGCTGATATGTTGGAATATCGTATTCGGTTTGAAAACGATCCGGAATTCGCCTCGGCACCCGCCCAAGTGGTGCGTATCACTCAGCAACTTGATACCGATCTTGACTTCCGTACCTTCCGAGTGGGGGACTTTGGCTTTGGTGACCTAATAATAGATGTCCCTGAGAACCGCGCGTTTTATCAAGAGCGTCTGGACTTAACGGCTGAACAAGGTATCTTTGTTGATGTTGTAGCTGGTATCGATATTGCTAATGGCGAGGCATTTTGGCAGTTTACCTCCATCGATCCAGCAACTGGCGATCAGCCCTTAGATCCTGCTCTGGGCTTTCTGCCGCCCAACCTTACTGCACCTGAGGGAGACGGATTTGTAGAATACACCATCCATCCACGAGCGGACATCGCAACGGGTACGATTATTGATGCCCAAGCGCGAATAGTTTTTGATATCAACGAACCCATCGACACCCCAGCGATCTTCAATACCTTGGATGCTGAAGCACCGGCCACTGCCGTTGCGACCCTGCAAGGGACAGTAAACAGTCCCGAAATTCCATTGAGGTGGTCTGGTCAGGACATTCCGGGCGGCTCCGCACTAGATAGTTTCGATGTCTTTGTTGCCGAAAATGATGGCATTTTCGAGCCATGGTTGTTGGATACCACTTTAACGGAGGGAGTCTATGTCGGCGAGCCAGGGCGGCGCTATCGTTTCTACGTTCTAGGCACTGACAACGCGGGAAATGTAGAGGCAATTCCTGCGCTCCCGGACGCAGAAACCACTGTGGTCAACGATAACCTGCCACCAGTCGTCAAGTCACCCCTCCCGGAGCAGCAGGTCATTACCGGAGAACTTTTTGTCTTCGATTTTGCAGCAGACGCATTTATCGACCCAGATCCGGGAGACATCTTGACCTATAGTGCCAGCCTTAGTGGAGGCACGCCCCTTCCTGATTGGCTCTCATTCGAAGGCGTTATTCGAACTTTTACGGGAACGCCGCCGGTAGAAGCAGTGGGCGAACTCACTGTTGAAGTGGAAGCGCAAGATGAAGACGGGGGCATTGCATCAAACACGTTTGCCTTAGTCATTGACGCCGCAGACTTAGAGCCGCCAAATAATCCGCCTGTCGCGACCGACGATACTGCGATTGCGCGGTTGAATGAAACCTTAACGTTGTCAGCGGCAGACCTACTGGCTAACGATACGGATGCAGATGCGGAGGACATTTTGACCGTAGTAAACGTGAGTAATCCTCTTAACGGTTCGGTCAGTTTGGATGCCAATGGCGACATTATCTTTACCCCAACAACAGATTTCGTAGGCACAGCCAGTTTTGACTACCAAATCAATGACGGTAGTGGAGGTACCGCGGTCGCCTCTGTGCTGATTGATGTGCAATCGCCATTTAATGAAGTTCCGGGCACCGGGGGCAATGACGTGTTGATCGGCACAACTGGCGACGATAAACTCACGGGTGCAAATGGTCGCGATACTCTCTTGGGGGGCAATGGCAATGACTTGCTTGATGGCGGTCGCGGTCGCGATACTCTCTTGGGGGGCAATGGCAATGACTTGCTTGATGGCGGTCGCGGTCGCGATACTCTCTTGGGGGGCAATGGCAATGACTTGCTTGATGGCGGTCGCGGTCGAGATGTTCTCTTAGGGGGCGATGGCGATGACTTACTCGATGGCGGTCGCGGCAGTGACTCAATCAGCGGTGGTTCAGGTCGAGATGTTTTTGTTTACAACAACGTTCGGCATGGGCTCGATCTAATCGTTGATTTCGAAGTAGGTTTCGATAAAATCGATTTAAGTGCCATCTTCGAGTCATCCAGATATGGCAGCCAGGATCCATTTGCCGACTATGTTCGCCTCAGTGCCCAAGGCAGAAGCAATACGCTCCTTGAAGTTAATCCCGTGGGCGATGCTCGAAACCGCTTCCTTCCCCTGGCGAATCTGCATGGGATATTACCTGATGCTTTAAGTACTGCGGATTTTGTTATATAG